Proteins from a genomic interval of Rickettsia sp. Oklahoma-10:
- a CDS encoding MFS transporter, producing MIEYIKHNEGTFTSLTTEQKKAVGLLSIGTFLEYFDLMLYVHMTVLLNELFFPKADPHTQAIYSAFAFCSTYVMRPVGAIIFGLVGDMMGRKATIIITTFLMSSSCLAMALVPTYAEKGFIATIIVITCRIIQGLSSMGEIVGAQLYLLEITKPPIQYPIVLMTSVFANLGGMIALAVASLVTSFGFNWRIAFLIGTIIAIVGAVARTALRETPEFADAKRRVKKNITLIQKTTDNPLKDNLIYNESVNLKTVFFLLLISCGWPICFYFTYIYCGEILKNSFNFTAEAVIHHNFIVAIVNFCAYLILTYLSYIIYPLKILKVKLVIFFIFALICPYLLNNITTSVHLFLIQSFVMLFFLSANPAMPIFLKHFPVFKRFRTASIIFALSTVSMNIIISFGLVYLTKYFGHWGIQMILFPIIIGFTLGLNYFNNLEKNKISCLF from the coding sequence ATATATTAAACATAATGAAGGAACATTTACTTCATTAACAACAGAACAAAAGAAAGCTGTAGGATTATTATCAATTGGAACATTTTTAGAATATTTTGATTTGATGCTCTATGTTCACATGACAGTTTTACTTAATGAGTTATTTTTTCCTAAAGCAGACCCTCATACTCAAGCTATTTACTCTGCCTTTGCATTCTGTTCTACTTATGTGATGAGACCTGTTGGAGCCATAATTTTTGGCTTAGTTGGTGATATGATGGGTCGTAAAGCAACTATAATTATTACTACATTCTTAATGTCGTCTTCATGTCTTGCAATGGCTCTTGTCCCAACTTATGCTGAGAAAGGATTCATTGCTACTATAATAGTGATAACATGTCGTATTATTCAAGGTCTATCTTCTATGGGTGAAATAGTTGGAGCACAACTATACTTACTAGAAATCACAAAACCTCCTATACAATATCCTATTGTTTTAATGACATCAGTATTTGCTAACTTAGGAGGTATGATAGCCTTAGCTGTTGCATCTTTGGTTACCTCATTTGGATTTAACTGGCGTATAGCGTTTTTGATTGGAACTATAATAGCAATTGTTGGAGCAGTTGCTAGAACTGCTTTACGGGAAACTCCCGAATTTGCTGATGCGAAACGCCGTGTTAAGAAAAATATTACTTTAATACAAAAAACTACAGATAATCCATTAAAAGATAATCTTATTTACAATGAAAGTGTCAATCTAAAAACAGTCTTCTTTTTATTATTAATATCATGTGGTTGGCCAATATGTTTTTATTTTACTTATATTTATTGTGGTGAAATTTTAAAAAATTCTTTTAATTTTACAGCAGAAGCAGTTATTCATCATAATTTCATTGTCGCAATAGTAAATTTTTGTGCTTACTTAATATTAACTTATTTAAGTTATATTATATACCCATTAAAAATTCTTAAGGTTAAATTAGTAATATTTTTTATTTTTGCTCTAATTTGCCCTTATTTACTAAATAATATTACTACTTCTGTTCATTTGTTTTTAATTCAATCATTTGTAATGTTATTTTTTCTTAGTGCCAATCCAGCTATGCCAATTTTTCTAAAGCATTTTCCAGTTTTTAAACGATTTAGAACAGCAAGTATTATTTTTGCTTTATCGACTGTTTCTATGAATATTATTATATCTTTTGGTCTTGTATATTTAACAAAATATTTTGGCCATTGGGGAATACAAATGATACTATTTCCAATAATAATAGGATTTACACTTGGATTAAATTATTTCAATAATTTAGAAAAAAATAAAATATCATGTTTATTTTAG
- a CDS encoding exo-alpha-sialidase has protein sequence MFILETKIEEFILNNSDLKDVHAATIFAFDDKKLITSFFGKTRSESGKSEENNSIWISLGFKSNNHYQWTTPERIVSPQYFCDHHISLKQDNGIISCGNPVITFFNNQLLIFSKIGPYPRTWSGILSRSYDQGLTWQKPELLHGILGPARNKPLIYENNILSPCSRESCIDDFSYIEYSSDLHTWNLSNPILPSNPQIFQKGYRGLIQPTLVSSNLPNKIIMLVRPRKTDSLMSTYIHRSISINKGIYWSNLEPVNLLNPDSAIDAINLGDDTLLLAYNRVINHHKSRNILSLALSNDEGFNWHPITIRNSIYPEGDIEYNNILSAEYSYPAIIMSPDNNEIHVIYTFNRINLKHKVFQLLPK, from the coding sequence ATGTTTATTTTAGAAACAAAAATAGAAGAATTTATTTTAAATAATTCAGATCTAAAAGATGTTCATGCTGCGACCATATTTGCTTTTGATGATAAAAAATTAATAACATCATTTTTTGGTAAAACACGATCTGAATCAGGTAAGTCAGAAGAAAATAATAGCATTTGGATCAGTTTAGGATTTAAAAGTAATAATCATTATCAATGGACTACTCCAGAAAGAATCGTTTCACCGCAATATTTCTGTGATCATCATATCTCTCTAAAGCAAGATAATGGAATAATCAGTTGTGGAAATCCAGTAATTACTTTCTTTAATAATCAGTTACTCATTTTTAGTAAGATTGGACCTTATCCAAGAACATGGAGTGGAATATTATCTCGTTCTTATGATCAGGGATTAACATGGCAAAAACCAGAACTATTACATGGTATTTTAGGACCAGCACGTAATAAGCCACTAATTTATGAAAATAATATTTTATCTCCATGTTCTCGAGAAAGTTGTATTGATGATTTTTCATATATAGAATATTCATCAGATTTACATACATGGAATTTAAGTAATCCTATATTACCATCCAACCCTCAAATTTTTCAAAAAGGTTACAGAGGTCTTATACAGCCAACTTTAGTTAGTAGTAATTTACCAAATAAAATCATAATGTTAGTAAGACCTAGAAAAACTGATTCCTTAATGTCTACTTACATACACAGATCAATATCTATAAATAAAGGAATATATTGGAGTAATTTAGAACCAGTAAACTTATTAAACCCTGATAGTGCCATTGATGCCATTAATTTAGGTGATGATACATTACTACTCGCATATAATCGAGTAATCAATCATCACAAATCACGAAATATATTAAGCTTAGCTTTATCCAATGATGAAGGCTTTAATTGGCACCCTATTACTATTAGAAATTCTATCTATCCTGAAGGGGATATAGAATATAATAACATCCTGTCTGCAGAATATTCATATCCTGCTATTATTATGAGTCCTGATAACAATGAAATTCATGTAATATATACATTTAATAGAATTAACCTAAAGCATAAAGTATTTCAATTACTACCAAAATAA